The proteins below come from a single Oryzomicrobium terrae genomic window:
- a CDS encoding bifunctional diguanylate cyclase/phosphodiesterase, with amino-acid sequence MKFKTKSTLILTLIVAVLLGVGALVQLQVTQERLRQTLADQQFTLVTQVASEIDARMRLNTAALSAAAASAGGEMQGRAAAAFLADQKALQELFDELVMLDGTGVVIADFPPREGRVGRPGNNFTPYLPYGREVASAGVIIPPPYLGPILQEPVQAILAPIRNAEGGVSGYLVGLLRIAQPGFLGGLATRQVGKTGHFSVFTQNRIALVSRFPERILKEVAPYGANPWLDQALQGFEGVRDGRTSYGEPAVMAFRTVRSTGWVVAAVLPAAEAYAPIFVLQRTVIAFLFVGTALMGGAVWFGARRIVAPLARLRNHIRHLRTDPTQIAKMPLAPTPASRDEIGRIAEEFRSILQELAGARSLAEERANELQSILDASPIVIGLVQERCLIRVNRVFEAMFGWSPAEAANQSVEPYYLDHDDFLAFGQELYPALLQGGVAKFERRFRHRSGRVFWANFYACLLDTSQPDKGLIIMVEDIDDRRRREEALHESEARYRQMFENNTSVMLLSDPQSHRVVDANPAACRFYGYAHEALVGMSVWDISALGPDEVAVEKEAAQREGRPCFHLRHRLASGDVREVEVHAGALEVRGRLLTYSIVHDITARCRAEAQLQLAATVFEGSGEGIVITDADNRILSVNKAFTAITGYPPEEVIGQDPRILASGRHDKDFYAALWQSLLYQGSWQGEIWNRRKSGEIFPEWLSIFVVNDSYMRTSPAGENAGRHFVAVFADITERKNSEARIRHLAEHDPLTDLPNRTLLADRLALALAHADRDQRQLAVLFLDLDRFKNINDSLGHQIGDGLLRQVASRIQAEVRATDTVARPGGDEFVVLLPDIESPQDAAVVASKLLHSLGQAYEVDGHDLIVTASIGISVFPDDGRDATALVQNADTAMYYSKESGRNAFHFFTADMNARVLERLSLETSLRRALERNEFVLHFQPQVGLIGEQRDQLVGMEALVRWQHPDLGLVAPGRFIPVAEDCGLIIALGEWVLRESCRQAREWQLIREAQGLSPVPVAVNISALQFRHSGLEASVVAALADSGLPPQLLELELTESIMMQDAERALELLDRLKQRGVSLSIDDFGTGYSSLAYLKRFPIDKLKIDRTFVRDIATSADDATIAATIVNMARSLKLLVLAEGVETEAQQAFLADLGCNYMQGYLVSPPVGADHFQTTYLLPAIAAEAGMI; translated from the coding sequence ATGAAGTTCAAGACCAAGTCCACCCTGATCCTGACCCTGATCGTTGCCGTACTGCTTGGGGTCGGGGCCCTGGTCCAGCTACAGGTGACCCAGGAGCGGCTGCGTCAGACCCTGGCCGATCAGCAGTTCACCCTGGTCACCCAGGTGGCCAGCGAAATCGACGCGCGCATGCGTCTCAACACCGCGGCCCTCAGTGCGGCGGCGGCCAGCGCAGGTGGGGAGATGCAAGGCAGGGCGGCCGCAGCCTTTCTGGCCGATCAGAAAGCACTCCAGGAACTGTTCGATGAACTGGTGATGCTCGATGGCACGGGTGTGGTCATCGCCGATTTTCCTCCCCGGGAAGGGCGTGTCGGTCGTCCCGGCAACAACTTCACCCCCTATCTTCCTTACGGCCGTGAAGTTGCCAGTGCCGGCGTGATCATCCCGCCGCCTTACCTGGGGCCCATCCTGCAGGAGCCGGTCCAGGCCATTCTGGCGCCGATACGCAATGCAGAGGGGGGAGTGAGCGGCTATTTAGTCGGGTTGCTGCGTATCGCTCAGCCGGGTTTCCTCGGCGGTTTAGCGACCCGCCAGGTGGGAAAAACCGGGCACTTTTCCGTGTTTACCCAGAATCGGATCGCTCTGGTTAGCCGCTTTCCCGAGCGCATCCTCAAGGAAGTGGCGCCCTATGGCGCCAACCCCTGGCTCGACCAGGCCCTACAAGGCTTTGAGGGGGTCCGCGATGGAAGGACAAGCTACGGGGAGCCGGCGGTCATGGCCTTCCGTACGGTACGTTCCACCGGCTGGGTCGTGGCCGCAGTACTGCCCGCCGCCGAAGCCTATGCCCCCATTTTTGTACTGCAGCGGACGGTCATTGCCTTTCTCTTCGTCGGTACGGCACTGATGGGCGGCGCCGTCTGGTTCGGCGCGCGACGCATCGTGGCCCCCCTGGCCCGGCTGCGCAATCACATCCGCCACCTGCGAACCGATCCGACCCAGATTGCCAAGATGCCTTTGGCACCAACTCCGGCCAGCCGCGATGAAATCGGCCGTATTGCCGAGGAGTTCCGTTCCATCCTGCAGGAGTTGGCGGGGGCCCGGAGCTTGGCAGAAGAGCGGGCCAACGAACTGCAGTCGATCCTCGATGCCAGTCCTATCGTCATTGGCTTGGTCCAGGAGCGCTGCCTGATCCGGGTCAACCGGGTGTTCGAGGCGATGTTCGGCTGGAGCCCCGCCGAAGCGGCCAACCAGAGCGTGGAGCCCTATTACCTGGATCATGACGACTTCCTGGCGTTCGGCCAGGAGCTTTATCCTGCCTTGCTGCAGGGCGGGGTGGCCAAGTTCGAGCGCCGCTTCCGGCATCGCTCGGGGCGTGTTTTCTGGGCAAATTTCTATGCCTGTCTGCTCGACACGAGTCAGCCTGATAAAGGCTTGATCATCATGGTCGAGGACATCGACGACCGCCGCCGCCGGGAAGAGGCGTTGCACGAAAGCGAAGCCCGCTATCGGCAGATGTTCGAGAACAACACTTCGGTGATGCTCCTGTCGGACCCCCAGAGCCACCGGGTGGTGGACGCCAATCCGGCCGCCTGCCGGTTCTACGGCTATGCTCACGAAGCCTTGGTGGGCATGTCGGTCTGGGACATCAGCGCGCTGGGACCGGACGAGGTGGCGGTGGAAAAGGAGGCAGCGCAACGGGAAGGGCGTCCCTGCTTCCATTTGCGCCATCGTCTGGCCAGCGGCGATGTGCGCGAAGTGGAGGTCCATGCCGGCGCACTGGAAGTGCGCGGCCGTTTGCTGACCTACTCGATCGTGCATGACATCACCGCCCGGTGCCGTGCCGAGGCCCAACTGCAGCTGGCGGCCACGGTGTTCGAAGGTTCCGGCGAGGGAATCGTCATCACCGATGCGGACAACCGCATCCTCTCGGTGAACAAGGCGTTTACCGCGATCACCGGCTATCCACCCGAGGAAGTCATCGGCCAGGATCCACGCATTCTGGCCTCGGGGCGGCACGATAAGGACTTTTACGCCGCCCTGTGGCAATCGCTGCTCTACCAGGGGAGCTGGCAAGGCGAGATTTGGAACCGCCGCAAGAGCGGCGAGATTTTCCCTGAGTGGTTGTCGATCTTCGTCGTCAACGACAGCTACATGCGTACCTCGCCGGCGGGCGAAAATGCGGGGCGGCACTTCGTAGCGGTGTTCGCCGACATAACCGAGCGCAAGAACTCCGAGGCCCGCATTCGCCATTTGGCCGAGCACGATCCGCTTACCGATTTGCCCAATCGGACCTTGCTGGCGGATCGCCTGGCTCTGGCCCTGGCGCATGCGGATCGGGACCAGCGCCAGTTGGCCGTGTTGTTTCTCGACCTGGACCGATTCAAGAACATCAATGACTCTCTCGGCCATCAGATCGGCGATGGCTTGCTCCGGCAGGTGGCGAGCCGTATCCAGGCCGAAGTCCGGGCCACCGATACGGTGGCCCGCCCGGGCGGCGACGAGTTCGTCGTGCTGTTGCCGGACATCGAGTCACCCCAGGATGCGGCGGTGGTCGCCAGCAAGTTGCTGCACTCCCTGGGACAAGCCTACGAAGTGGATGGCCACGACCTGATAGTGACGGCCAGCATCGGCATCAGCGTCTTCCCTGACGATGGCCGGGATGCAACGGCGCTGGTGCAGAACGCCGATACGGCGATGTATTACAGCAAGGAGTCGGGACGCAATGCCTTCCACTTCTTCACCGCTGACATGAATGCTCGGGTGCTTGAGCGCCTCTCTCTGGAAACCAGTCTGCGCCGGGCGTTGGAACGCAACGAGTTCGTGCTGCACTTCCAGCCCCAGGTGGGCCTGATCGGCGAGCAACGCGACCAATTGGTCGGAATGGAAGCCTTGGTGCGTTGGCAGCATCCGGACCTTGGCCTGGTGGCGCCGGGACGCTTCATCCCGGTGGCCGAGGATTGCGGACTGATTATTGCCCTGGGGGAGTGGGTACTGCGCGAATCCTGCCGCCAGGCGCGGGAATGGCAACTGATCCGGGAGGCTCAGGGCCTGTCGCCGGTGCCGGTGGCTGTGAATATCTCGGCCCTGCAGTTCCGCCATTCCGGGCTTGAGGCGTCGGTGGTGGCGGCCCTGGCCGACAGCGGTCTGCCGCCGCAGCTGCTGGAGCTGGAATTGACCGAGAGCATCATGATGCAGGATGCGGAGCGGGCTCTGGAGTTGCTGGACCGTCTCAAACAGCGCGGTGTCAGCCTGTCCATCGACGACTTTGGCACCGGCTACTCGTCCCTGGCCTACCTGAAGCGCTTCCCCATCGACAAGCTCAAGATCGACCGTACTTTTGTCCGCGACATCGCCACCAGTGCCGACGATGCGACCATTGCCGCGACCATCGTCAATATGGCCCGTTCGCTCAAGCTCCTGGTGCTGGCCGAAGGTGTGGAAACCGAGGCGCAGCAGGCGTTTCTCGCCGACCTGGGGTGCAACTACATGCAGGGCTACCTGGTCAGCCCGCCGGTGGGGGCCGACCACTTTCAAACCACCTACCTGCTGCCGGCGATCGCGGCGGAAGCCGGGATGATCTAG
- a CDS encoding fumarylacetoacetate hydrolase family protein produces MSLVLPRPELPTLAVAGSSDRFPLRRVFCVGRNYADHAREMGHDPDREPPFFFCKPTDGVVPCDTAAIAVSVAYPPATQDLHHEVELVVALAGGGRDIPVAQALGKVFGYAVGLDLTRRDLQARAKAKGHPWDMGKGFDQSAPVSALAPAADIGHPEAGAVTLTINGQVRQQGNLNQMIWSIPEVIANLSTLVELRPGDLIFTGTPAGVGPVNRGDRLEGQVEGVGGLTVVFA; encoded by the coding sequence ATGAGCCTCGTTCTGCCCCGCCCCGAACTGCCCACCTTGGCTGTTGCCGGCAGTTCCGACCGTTTTCCTCTGCGCCGCGTCTTCTGCGTCGGTCGCAATTACGCCGATCACGCTCGCGAGATGGGGCACGATCCGGACCGGGAGCCGCCGTTCTTCTTCTGCAAGCCTACCGACGGGGTGGTGCCGTGCGACACCGCGGCTATCGCCGTCAGTGTGGCTTATCCGCCGGCAACCCAGGACCTGCACCATGAGGTCGAACTGGTGGTGGCGCTGGCGGGCGGTGGGCGGGACATCCCGGTGGCGCAGGCGCTCGGCAAGGTGTTCGGCTACGCCGTGGGCCTCGATCTGACCCGGCGCGACCTGCAAGCCCGTGCCAAGGCAAAGGGCCATCCCTGGGACATGGGCAAGGGCTTCGATCAGTCTGCGCCGGTCTCGGCCCTGGCACCGGCCGCTGACATCGGCCATCCGGAAGCGGGGGCAGTGACCTTGACGATCAATGGCCAGGTACGCCAGCAGGGCAACCTCAACCAGATGATCTGGTCGATTCCCGAAGTCATTGCCAACCTGTCCACCCTGGTCGAACTGCGTCCGGGCGACCTGATCTTTACCGGCACGCCGGCCGGGGTCGGACCGGTGAATCGCGGTGACCGCCTGGAAGGCCAGGTTGAGGGCGTGGGTGGCTTGACCGTGGTTTTTGCCTGA
- a CDS encoding Nif3-like dinuclear metal center hexameric protein, which translates to MATAELARYLDEILETARFKDYCPNGLQVEGRSRVGKIVAGVTACQALLDAAVARGADAVLVHHGYFWRGENPTLVGIRQRRIKTLIDHELNLLAYHLPLDAHPELGNNAQLAERLGLVADARFGEQDIGWLGRPCQPMTLQELAARVGQALGRSPLVVGEDRPLRRIAWCTGGAQGYLEAAVVAGADAYISGEISEPTVHLARETGVAYLACGHHATERYGIQALARRVAEHFGIDWEFVDIDNPA; encoded by the coding sequence GTGGCCACTGCCGAACTGGCGCGTTACCTCGATGAAATCCTTGAAACAGCGCGGTTCAAGGATTATTGCCCAAACGGTCTGCAAGTGGAAGGCCGCTCCCGGGTCGGCAAGATCGTTGCCGGGGTCACCGCCTGCCAGGCCCTGCTCGATGCAGCGGTAGCCCGGGGAGCCGACGCCGTACTGGTCCATCACGGCTATTTCTGGCGTGGCGAAAATCCCACCCTGGTCGGCATTCGCCAGCGCCGCATCAAGACCCTGATCGACCACGAGCTCAACCTACTGGCTTATCACCTGCCCCTTGATGCCCATCCGGAGTTGGGCAACAACGCCCAACTTGCCGAGCGGCTCGGATTGGTGGCGGATGCACGCTTCGGCGAACAGGACATCGGTTGGCTCGGTCGGCCCTGCCAGCCAATGACGCTGCAGGAGTTGGCCGCGCGGGTCGGCCAGGCCCTTGGACGGAGCCCCCTGGTGGTGGGAGAGGACCGCCCCTTGCGGCGCATCGCCTGGTGTACCGGAGGCGCCCAGGGCTACCTTGAAGCGGCCGTGGTTGCTGGCGCGGATGCCTATATTTCCGGCGAGATTTCCGAGCCGACGGTGCATCTTGCCCGGGAGACCGGTGTCGCCTACCTGGCCTGCGGCCACCACGCTACCGAGCGCTATGGCATTCAAGCTCTGGCCCGCCGTGTGGCGGAGCATTTCGGTATCGACTGGGAGTTCGTCGATATCGACAATCCGGCCTGA
- a CDS encoding Do family serine endopeptidase encodes MRRFWLIFAQTVTISLAVLFVVSTLKPEWLGRGNGIVALHEVAAGSDQVSAAAGFRDAAKTALPSVVHIYTTKEVKTPRHPLLDDPVFRHFFGDRFGDSDNEPQQTSGLGSGVIVSANGYILTNYHVVEAADDIEVALADGRKSKARIVGSDPDTDLAVLQIKGADKSPLPAITFGQMDSVKVGDVVLAIGNPFGVGQTVTMGIVSALGRSHLGINTFENFIQTDAAINPGNSGGALVDASGNLIGINTAIYSRSGGSLGIGFAIPVSTAKAVMEQIVQNGTVTRGWIGVEVQDITPELAESFRLPSSDGALISGVVRGGPADAAGVKPGDILVAVGGKKVEDPETMLNLVANLHPGQSTAFKLRRGQGEVELSIKIGKRPPMRRPTPSEDE; translated from the coding sequence ATGCGCAGGTTCTGGCTGATTTTTGCACAAACGGTGACCATCAGTCTCGCCGTTCTCTTCGTCGTCTCCACCCTCAAGCCGGAATGGCTCGGGCGGGGCAACGGCATCGTGGCCCTGCACGAAGTCGCGGCGGGCAGCGACCAGGTGTCGGCCGCCGCCGGGTTCCGCGACGCGGCCAAGACCGCCCTCCCCTCGGTGGTGCACATTTACACCACCAAAGAGGTCAAAACCCCGCGCCACCCCCTGCTCGACGACCCGGTTTTCCGTCACTTCTTTGGCGACCGTTTCGGCGACAGCGACAATGAGCCGCAACAAACCTCGGGCCTGGGTTCAGGCGTGATCGTCAGTGCCAACGGCTACATTCTGACCAACTACCACGTGGTGGAAGCCGCCGACGACATCGAGGTGGCCTTGGCCGACGGCCGCAAGAGCAAGGCCCGCATCGTCGGCAGCGATCCGGATACCGACCTGGCGGTGCTCCAGATCAAGGGGGCCGACAAATCCCCCCTACCGGCCATCACCTTCGGCCAGATGGATTCGGTCAAGGTCGGCGACGTAGTGCTGGCCATCGGCAACCCGTTCGGCGTCGGCCAGACGGTGACCATGGGCATCGTCTCCGCCCTGGGGCGCTCGCACCTGGGGATCAACACCTTCGAGAATTTCATTCAGACCGATGCGGCCATCAACCCGGGCAATTCCGGCGGCGCCCTGGTGGATGCCTCGGGCAACCTGATCGGCATCAACACCGCCATCTATTCCCGTTCCGGCGGCTCCCTCGGTATCGGTTTCGCCATTCCGGTTTCCACGGCCAAGGCGGTGATGGAACAGATCGTCCAGAACGGTACGGTGACCCGTGGCTGGATCGGCGTCGAGGTCCAGGACATAACCCCGGAACTGGCGGAGTCCTTCCGGCTCCCGAGCAGCGACGGCGCCCTCATCTCGGGCGTCGTGCGCGGTGGGCCGGCCGATGCGGCCGGTGTCAAACCCGGCGATATCCTCGTGGCCGTTGGCGGCAAGAAGGTCGAGGATCCGGAAACCATGCTCAACCTGGTCGCCAACCTGCATCCCGGCCAAAGCACCGCTTTCAAACTGCGCCGCGGCCAGGGCGAGGTCGAGCTGAGCATCAAGATCGGCAAACGCCCGCCGATGCGTCGCCCGACGCCGAGCGAAGACGAATAA
- a CDS encoding class II glutamine amidotransferase, with protein MCQLLGMNCNVPTDICFSFTGFTARGGLTDIHQDGWGIAFFEGKGVRLFLDPEPSAASPVAALVKQYPIRSRNVIAHIRKATQGPVGLENTHPFRRELWGRYWIFAHNGNLLNFSPVFTGPYRPVGETDSEKAFCYLLEHLRLRHGDTPPDQAALFATIAEVARELGSQGEFNFLLSDGQALYAHCSTRLTHIIRRAPFAKAHLTDQDVTVDFSEVTTPDDRVAVIATTPLTDDEVWSSLPPGSLWLFADGEVVRQAATVAAPPKKTA; from the coding sequence ATGTGTCAGCTTCTCGGCATGAACTGCAATGTGCCGACCGATATATGTTTTTCCTTTACCGGCTTCACCGCCCGGGGCGGACTGACCGACATCCACCAGGATGGCTGGGGCATCGCCTTCTTCGAGGGCAAGGGCGTCCGCCTGTTTCTCGATCCGGAACCCTCCGCCGCGTCGCCGGTGGCCGCCCTGGTCAAGCAGTACCCGATCCGCTCACGCAACGTCATCGCCCACATCCGCAAGGCGACCCAGGGACCGGTCGGGCTGGAGAACACCCACCCATTCCGGCGTGAACTGTGGGGGCGCTACTGGATCTTCGCCCACAACGGCAACCTTCTGAACTTTTCCCCGGTGTTCACCGGACCTTACCGCCCGGTCGGCGAGACCGATAGCGAAAAGGCATTCTGCTATCTCCTCGAGCACCTGCGCTTGCGCCATGGCGACACGCCCCCCGACCAGGCAGCACTGTTCGCGACCATTGCGGAAGTGGCGCGGGAGCTGGGTAGCCAAGGGGAATTCAATTTCCTGCTTTCGGACGGACAAGCGCTGTACGCCCACTGCTCGACCCGGCTTACCCACATCATCCGGCGCGCGCCCTTTGCCAAGGCGCACCTGACCGATCAGGACGTGACAGTGGATTTCAGCGAAGTCACCACGCCTGACGACCGGGTCGCCGTAATCGCCACCACGCCGCTGACCGATGACGAAGTGTGGTCGTCCCTCCCCCCCGGCTCCCTATGGTTGTTTGCCGATGGCGAAGTCGTCCGCCAGGCGGCGACCGTCGCCGCACCACCAAAAAAAACCGCCTGA
- the tatC gene encoding twin-arginine translocase subunit TatC, protein MSDTSQPPSQEDSFISHLIELRDRLIRAILAVVIVFICLFPWAKELYAALAQPLIASLPQGGQMIATDVVGVFLVPMKVAMMVAFLIALPYVLYQVWAFIAPGLYAHEKRLVLPLVVASLLLFVLGMSFAYFLVFPTVFGFMAKVAPEGVAWMTDIDKYLSFVMTTFMAFGVTFEVPVIVIVLVRMGIVELHKLKSARPYVIVGAFIIAAVFTPPDVVSQFMLAVPLCLLYELGLFLARFIGSGKPEGEAESEKKTA, encoded by the coding sequence ATGAGCGACACGTCGCAGCCTCCATCTCAGGAAGATTCCTTCATCTCGCACCTGATCGAACTGCGGGATCGCCTGATCCGGGCGATCCTGGCGGTGGTGATCGTGTTCATCTGCCTGTTCCCGTGGGCCAAGGAACTCTATGCTGCTTTGGCCCAGCCGCTGATTGCCAGCCTGCCCCAAGGGGGGCAGATGATCGCCACCGATGTGGTCGGGGTGTTCCTGGTGCCCATGAAGGTCGCCATGATGGTGGCCTTCCTGATCGCCTTGCCCTACGTGCTCTATCAGGTCTGGGCCTTCATTGCCCCGGGGCTGTACGCCCATGAAAAGCGCCTGGTGCTGCCACTGGTGGTGGCGTCCCTGCTGCTTTTCGTCCTCGGCATGTCCTTTGCCTACTTCCTGGTCTTCCCCACGGTGTTCGGCTTCATGGCCAAGGTGGCGCCGGAAGGGGTGGCCTGGATGACCGACATCGACAAGTACCTGTCGTTCGTCATGACCACCTTCATGGCTTTCGGCGTTACCTTTGAAGTGCCGGTGATCGTCATTGTGCTGGTGCGCATGGGCATCGTCGAACTGCACAAGCTGAAGTCCGCCCGCCCCTACGTGATCGTTGGTGCCTTCATCATCGCTGCCGTGTTTACGCCGCCGGACGTGGTCTCCCAGTTCATGCTGGCGGTGCCCCTGTGCCTGCTCTACGAACTGGGCTTGTTCCTGGCCCGCTTCATCGGTTCAGGAAAACCCGAAGGGGAAGCCGAGAGCGAGAAAAAAACCGCCTGA
- the tatB gene encoding Sec-independent protein translocase protein TatB — MFDISFTELIVIAVVALVVIGPERLPKVARTAGLLLGRLQRYVSDVKSDIQREMQLEELKKLQAEVAESARQVEEKLTTDLRDAEKQLQSGFAEVKGAGDDVAQALSDTVATAEQAGHEITAAGEAPASAEPSATESPVAVASTEVPTHSGLGSALPTSSSATEPVAKG; from the coding sequence ATGTTCGACATCAGCTTTACCGAGCTCATCGTCATCGCCGTGGTGGCATTGGTGGTCATCGGCCCCGAACGTCTGCCCAAGGTTGCCCGTACTGCCGGTCTGCTGCTTGGCCGCCTGCAGCGCTACGTGTCGGATGTGAAGTCCGACATCCAGCGCGAGATGCAGCTGGAGGAGTTGAAAAAGCTCCAAGCCGAAGTGGCCGAGTCGGCCCGGCAGGTGGAAGAAAAGCTCACCACCGATCTGCGCGATGCCGAAAAGCAGTTGCAGAGCGGTTTTGCCGAGGTCAAGGGGGCAGGTGACGACGTGGCCCAAGCCCTGTCCGACACCGTGGCCACGGCCGAGCAGGCCGGGCATGAGATCACCGCGGCTGGCGAGGCACCGGCATCGGCCGAGCCATCCGCCACCGAATCCCCCGTCGCGGTGGCGAGCACTGAAGTCCCCACCCATTCCGGCCTCGGCTCTGCCCTGCCTACCTCTTCCTCTGCCACGGAACCCGTTGCCAAGGGCTGA
- the tatA gene encoding Sec-independent protein translocase subunit TatA: protein MGSFSIWHWLIVLVIVLLVFGTKKLRNIGQDLGGAVKGFKDGLKEGDSKADAPAQPSQQIPGGQTIEGEIKEKTKS, encoded by the coding sequence ATGGGTAGCTTTAGCATTTGGCACTGGCTGATCGTACTGGTCATCGTCCTCCTGGTGTTCGGCACCAAGAAGCTGCGCAATATCGGCCAGGATCTGGGCGGCGCGGTGAAGGGCTTCAAGGATGGTCTCAAGGAAGGCGATAGCAAGGCGGATGCGCCTGCCCAGCCTTCCCAGCAGATCCCCGGTGGGCAGACCATCGAAGGCGAGATCAAGGAAAAGACCAAGTCCTGA
- a CDS encoding histidine triad nucleotide-binding protein, translated as MDNCLFCKIVRGEIPSKKAYEDEDLLAFHDIHPQRPVHILVIPKRHITSLTDATPADVPVLGKMLQVAQQLAVDNGSPNGFRTIINTGPIGQQEVMHLHMHIVGGPEPVGPMLKRF; from the coding sequence ATGGACAACTGCCTGTTCTGCAAGATCGTCCGGGGGGAAATCCCCTCCAAGAAGGCTTACGAGGACGAGGATCTGCTGGCCTTTCACGATATCCACCCGCAGCGTCCGGTGCATATCCTGGTGATTCCCAAGCGGCACATCACCTCCCTGACCGACGCCACTCCGGCGGACGTTCCCGTGCTCGGCAAGATGCTGCAGGTTGCCCAGCAGCTGGCGGTGGATAACGGTAGTCCCAACGGTTTTCGCACCATCATCAACACCGGCCCTATCGGCCAGCAGGAAGTCATGCACCTGCACATGCACATCGTGGGCGGCCCCGAGCCTGTGGGTCCCATGCTGAAACGATTTTAA
- a CDS encoding phosphoribosyl-ATP diphosphatase — protein sequence MIDYEVLQRLSETLTSRRNADPSSSYTAQLLAKGPDSILKKIGEETAELIMAGKEGNRLHIVRESADVLFHMMVLLVHAGLSIDDVMVEMRRREGISGIEEKKARTVSK from the coding sequence ATGATCGACTACGAAGTGTTGCAGCGCTTGTCCGAAACGCTGACCTCCCGGCGTAATGCCGATCCGTCTTCCTCCTACACGGCCCAACTCCTGGCCAAGGGGCCGGATTCGATCCTGAAGAAAATTGGTGAGGAAACGGCCGAGCTGATCATGGCGGGCAAGGAAGGCAATCGCCTGCATATCGTGCGCGAATCCGCCGATGTACTGTTCCACATGATGGTGCTGCTGGTCCATGCCGGTCTGTCGATCGACGATGTCATGGTCGAAATGCGCCGCCGTGAGGGCATTTCCGGCATCGAAGAAAAGAAGGCACGGACGGTTTCCAAGTAA
- the hisI gene encoding phosphoribosyl-AMP cyclohydrolase, whose translation MSKDLNADLPWLDALVWDEQGLLPVIAQDAASGRVLMFAWTNREALLETAATGRAVYWSRSRRRLWRKGEESGHVQLVSDIRTDCDGDVILYSVTQEGGIACHTGRESCFFYRLDGENGPWVAADPVLKNPKDIYK comes from the coding sequence ATGAGCAAGGATCTCAACGCCGACCTGCCCTGGCTGGATGCCCTCGTCTGGGACGAGCAGGGCTTGCTGCCCGTCATCGCCCAGGATGCCGCCTCGGGTCGGGTGCTGATGTTCGCCTGGACCAACCGGGAGGCGCTGCTGGAAACCGCGGCGACCGGACGGGCTGTGTACTGGTCCCGTTCGCGCCGGCGCCTGTGGCGCAAGGGCGAGGAATCGGGTCATGTGCAGCTGGTCAGCGACATCCGCACCGATTGCGACGGTGATGTGATTCTCTATAGCGTTACCCAGGAAGGTGGTATCGCCTGTCATACCGGACGGGAGAGCTGCTTCTTCTACCGGCTCGATGGGGAGAATGGGCCCTGGGTGGCGGCAGACCCTGTCTTGAAGAACCCCAAGGATATCTATAAATGA
- the hisF gene encoding imidazole glycerol phosphate synthase subunit HisF, with the protein MGLAKRIIPCLDVTAGRVVKGTNFVDLRDAGDPVEIARRYDEQGADEVTFLDITASSDQRDIILHIIEACAEQVFIPLTVGGGVRKVEDVRRLLNAGADKVSMNTAAVQNPDLVAEASAKVGSQCIVVAIDAKQVAPGRWSVFTHGGRNDTGMSAIDWARRVEELGAGEILLTSMDRDGTKNGFDLGLTRAVADAVKIPVIASGGVGNLQHLADGVTQGRADAVLAASIFHFGEYTVRQAKEYMRDQGIEVRL; encoded by the coding sequence ATGGGGCTCGCTAAACGCATCATTCCCTGCCTGGATGTAACCGCCGGGCGGGTGGTCAAAGGCACCAATTTCGTCGATTTGCGCGATGCCGGCGATCCTGTCGAAATTGCCCGCCGCTACGACGAGCAGGGCGCCGACGAGGTGACCTTTCTCGACATCACCGCCAGTTCCGACCAGCGCGACATCATCCTGCACATTATCGAAGCCTGTGCCGAACAGGTCTTCATCCCGCTCACCGTGGGCGGCGGGGTGCGCAAGGTTGAGGACGTGCGCCGCCTGCTCAACGCCGGTGCCGACAAGGTGTCGATGAACACCGCGGCTGTGCAGAATCCGGATCTGGTGGCCGAGGCCTCGGCCAAGGTCGGCTCCCAGTGCATCGTCGTGGCCATCGACGCCAAGCAGGTGGCTCCCGGCCGCTGGTCCGTGTTCACCCACGGCGGGCGTAACGATACGGGCATGAGCGCCATCGATTGGGCGCGCCGTGTCGAGGAATTGGGCGCCGGCGAGATTCTGCTCACCAGCATGGACCGGGACGGCACGAAGAACGGATTTGACCTGGGTCTTACCCGGGCCGTGGCCGATGCGGTCAAAATCCCGGTTATCGCTTCCGGTGGCGTCGGCAACCTGCAGCACTTGGCTGATGGTGTCACCCAGGGGCGTGCCGATGCCGTGCTGGCGGCCTCCATCTTCCATTTCGGTGAGTACACCGTGCGTCAGGCCAAGGAATACATGCGCGACCAGGGTATCGAAGTCCGGCTCTGA